A genomic region of Pseudomonas abietaniphila contains the following coding sequences:
- a CDS encoding HET-C-related protein encodes MDKIVFYRPQTPAAGEYFKSTFALDYLTNIARLKDEDEFDALMRPVFGNDIPRHTYAALRNALLAGFIHPPHIEPVQGGPVMADYDNRDRIIRINSGIMEAIMFAPDPEADRDVYLLVILLHEFGHHIDNVLRQDLCDKDEHGMPTLAPDAPREEGGRFALSMLEVFKPEDRPQMDDWLFHPDKPDELLLGFYSDLLYNARPEPLGVSWQKALALGADIHGRPYQEIKLDNPDREAFEAGHGHNDHMTHRQIEKALEAAGFNSEERDKIYFGNWLRDYSQLLDPKLVRAASMPKNFPDVLSREALTRIVDVLSIKPFGHLRKAAPEHFRVTPEILGVYRPSEHIDNPKSSGSATSDPRLRDPDFEPLVLPGDPLLEVDYDTSMKRYLARSERFMASELHTAMKAGPTPKGMRAFGSALHVLEDFFAHSNFVELSLIKNGYTQVVPWTSPANCKAGLPLVTGMFGPTDVIASLAEPLGEVLFGLDTVAYQPLRPGERSEREQILLILLEEHKNPRYLEIYQAFLSERDAWVGLPMVEYLQRCAHYLKGANAVVGNAVGIIQHDMLKLLGNHVDDWQTRYGEDPNTNGSTDPTHSQLAKDHADHPLHLLAALLAGNAVRSVGFAMNRYWHGDHGTDPSAVASSYFRHPLDSDWQDPVVSGWAADNKHEIHRAESKTELATISQRMAQTADNVKEQLRKDSVAYLDFLRGEMLDSNSPIWQMQNFKPGGATARMIMKMLGLLR; translated from the coding sequence ATGGACAAAATAGTGTTCTACCGCCCGCAAACCCCGGCGGCCGGCGAATATTTCAAAAGCACGTTCGCGCTGGATTACCTTACCAACATCGCCAGGCTCAAGGATGAAGATGAATTCGACGCCCTGATGCGCCCGGTGTTCGGCAACGACATCCCAAGGCATACCTACGCGGCACTGAGAAACGCATTGCTGGCGGGCTTCATTCATCCGCCTCATATCGAGCCCGTCCAGGGCGGTCCGGTCATGGCCGACTACGACAACCGTGATCGCATCATTCGCATCAACTCCGGGATCATGGAAGCCATCATGTTCGCTCCGGACCCAGAGGCGGACCGAGACGTGTACCTGCTGGTGATCCTGCTGCACGAGTTCGGTCACCATATCGACAATGTTCTGCGCCAGGATCTGTGCGACAAGGATGAACACGGAATGCCCACCCTTGCACCTGACGCACCGCGTGAGGAAGGAGGCCGCTTCGCATTGAGCATGCTGGAAGTCTTCAAGCCCGAAGATCGACCGCAGATGGACGATTGGCTGTTCCATCCCGACAAGCCCGACGAACTGCTGCTGGGCTTCTACTCCGACCTGCTTTACAACGCCCGTCCTGAACCGCTCGGCGTCAGCTGGCAAAAAGCCCTGGCGCTGGGCGCGGACATCCATGGCCGCCCCTATCAGGAGATCAAGCTCGACAATCCCGATCGTGAAGCCTTCGAAGCAGGTCACGGTCACAACGACCACATGACGCACCGGCAGATCGAAAAAGCCCTGGAGGCCGCCGGGTTCAACTCGGAGGAGCGGGATAAAATCTACTTCGGCAACTGGCTGCGTGACTATTCACAGCTGCTGGACCCCAAGCTGGTTCGTGCGGCCAGCATGCCGAAAAACTTTCCCGATGTGCTCTCGCGTGAGGCGCTTACCCGTATCGTCGACGTGCTGTCGATAAAACCCTTCGGCCACTTGCGCAAAGCAGCGCCGGAGCACTTCAGGGTCACGCCGGAAATACTCGGCGTCTACCGCCCCTCGGAGCACATCGACAACCCGAAATCCAGCGGTTCGGCCACTTCGGACCCCAGACTGCGCGACCCCGACTTCGAGCCGTTGGTGCTCCCCGGCGATCCGCTGCTGGAGGTGGATTACGACACGTCGATGAAACGCTACCTGGCGCGCTCTGAACGTTTCATGGCGTCCGAACTGCACACGGCGATGAAGGCTGGTCCGACGCCCAAAGGCATGCGCGCATTCGGCTCGGCGCTTCATGTGCTTGAAGACTTCTTCGCGCACTCCAACTTTGTCGAGTTGAGCCTGATCAAGAATGGCTACACCCAGGTGGTGCCCTGGACGTCACCGGCAAACTGCAAAGCTGGCCTGCCACTGGTGACCGGCATGTTCGGCCCCACCGATGTGATTGCCAGCCTCGCGGAACCGCTGGGTGAGGTGCTGTTCGGCCTGGACACAGTCGCCTATCAACCCCTCAGGCCGGGAGAGCGCAGCGAGCGAGAGCAGATTCTGTTGATTCTGCTTGAAGAACATAAAAACCCGCGTTACCTGGAAATCTACCAGGCGTTCCTCTCAGAACGTGATGCCTGGGTCGGTCTCCCCATGGTCGAATACCTGCAACGATGTGCGCACTACCTGAAGGGTGCCAATGCCGTCGTCGGCAACGCGGTCGGCATCATCCAGCACGACATGCTCAAGCTGCTGGGCAACCACGTCGATGACTGGCAAACCCGTTATGGCGAAGACCCGAATACCAACGGCTCCACCGATCCCACTCATTCGCAGTTGGCCAAGGATCATGCCGATCACCCTCTCCACCTTCTGGCGGCATTGCTGGCGGGCAACGCGGTACGCAGCGTGGGTTTCGCCATGAACCGGTACTGGCACGGCGATCACGGGACTGATCCGTCAGCGGTTGCGTCTAGCTACTTCCGACATCCGCTGGACAGTGACTGGCAGGACCCGGTCGTCTCAGGCTGGGCCGCGGACAATAAGCATGAAATCCACAGAGCCGAGTCCAAGACCGAGCTGGCCACCATCAGCCAGCGCATGGCGCAAACCGCAGACAACGTAAAAGAACAGCTGAGAAAGGACAGCGTGGCTTACCTTGACTTCCTTCGGGGCGAGATGCTGGACAGCAATTCGCCGATCTGGCAAATGCAAAACTTCAAGCCCGGAGGCGCCACTGCACGCATGATCATGAAGATGCTGGGCCTGCTCCGCTGA
- a CDS encoding ABC transporter substrate-binding protein produces MEKTFKPLLLAAAMALCVPSVQAASTLVYCSEASPAGFDPSQYTSGTEFDASAETVFNRLTQFKRGGTEVEPGLATQWEVSDDGLTYTFHLRENVKFHTTDYFTPTRTFNADDVLFTFNRLLNADNPFRKAYPSESPYFTDMGMNTTIKQVEKVDDQTVRFHLNNIDAAFIQNLAMSFASIQSAEYAAQLLKEGKAGDINQKPIGTGPFVFKRYQKDAQIRYTGNKDYWKPEDVKLDNLIFSINTDAATRLQKLKTGECQVSGYPRPQDIEEAQKDPNLKVLSQAGFNLGFLAYNVTHPPLDQLKVRQALDMAIDKPAIIKAVYQGAGQLAQNALPPAQWSYDPNIKDAPHDPEKARQLLKEAGVAPGTQINLWAMTVQRASNPNARMSAQMIQSDWAKIGIKANIVSYEWGEYIKRAKAGEHDVMIYGWTGDNGDPDNWLGVLYSCAAVNGSNYAKWCNTGYDKLVTQAKLTSDRNERIKLYQQAQNILKNDVPITPIANSKVFQPMRKEVQDFKLSPFGLTPFYGVSLAR; encoded by the coding sequence ATGGAAAAAACCTTCAAGCCACTGCTGCTGGCCGCCGCCATGGCGCTTTGCGTGCCATCCGTCCAGGCTGCCAGCACCCTGGTCTATTGCTCCGAAGCCAGCCCGGCCGGCTTCGATCCCAGTCAGTACACCAGCGGGACCGAGTTCGACGCGTCGGCGGAAACTGTCTTCAACCGGCTGACGCAGTTCAAGCGCGGAGGCACCGAAGTCGAGCCAGGTCTGGCAACGCAATGGGAAGTGTCCGATGACGGACTGACCTACACCTTCCACTTGCGTGAAAACGTGAAATTCCACACCACCGATTACTTCACGCCGACGCGCACCTTCAATGCCGACGACGTGCTGTTCACCTTCAATCGCCTGCTCAATGCTGACAATCCTTTCCGCAAGGCGTATCCGTCCGAGTCGCCCTACTTCACCGACATGGGCATGAACACGACGATCAAACAGGTCGAAAAAGTTGACGATCAAACCGTCCGGTTTCACCTGAACAACATCGATGCGGCGTTCATTCAGAATCTGGCCATGAGTTTCGCGTCCATTCAGTCGGCGGAATATGCCGCCCAATTGCTCAAGGAAGGCAAGGCTGGCGACATCAATCAGAAGCCGATCGGCACGGGACCGTTCGTGTTCAAGCGCTATCAGAAGGACGCGCAGATCCGGTATACCGGCAATAAGGACTACTGGAAGCCGGAAGACGTGAAGCTCGACAACCTGATCTTTTCGATCAACACGGACGCCGCCACCCGCTTGCAGAAGCTCAAGACCGGCGAATGCCAGGTCAGCGGCTATCCGCGTCCACAGGACATTGAAGAAGCGCAGAAGGACCCGAACCTCAAGGTGCTCAGCCAAGCTGGCTTCAACCTGGGCTTCCTGGCCTACAACGTGACCCATCCGCCGCTTGACCAGCTCAAGGTCCGCCAGGCGCTGGACATGGCCATCGACAAGCCCGCCATCATCAAGGCGGTTTACCAGGGCGCGGGACAACTGGCGCAGAACGCATTGCCGCCCGCGCAATGGAGCTATGACCCCAACATCAAGGACGCGCCTCACGATCCGGAGAAAGCTCGGCAGTTGCTCAAGGAAGCAGGCGTCGCACCCGGTACGCAAATCAATCTGTGGGCGATGACCGTGCAGCGCGCCTCCAACCCGAACGCACGGATGTCGGCGCAGATGATTCAGTCCGACTGGGCAAAGATCGGCATCAAGGCGAACATCGTCAGCTACGAATGGGGCGAGTACATCAAGCGGGCCAAGGCTGGCGAACACGACGTGATGATCTATGGTTGGACAGGTGACAACGGCGACCCGGACAACTGGCTCGGCGTGCTCTACAGCTGTGCAGCGGTCAACGGCAGCAACTACGCCAAATGGTGCAACACCGGTTACGACAAGCTGGTGACCCAGGCCAAGCTGACCAGCGATCGCAACGAGCGGATCAAGCTGTATCAGCAGGCGCAGAACATTCTGAAAAACGACGTGCCGATCACTCCGATCGCCAACTCGAAAGTCTTTCAGCCCATGCGCAAGGAGGTGCAGGACTTCAAGCTCAGCCCGTTCGGCCTGACGCCCTTCTACGGGGTAAGCCTGGCCAGATAG
- a CDS encoding SIMPL domain-containing protein (The SIMPL domain is named for its presence in mouse protein SIMPL (signalling molecule that associates with mouse pelle-like kinase). Bacterial member BP26, from Brucella, was shown to assemble into a channel-like structure, while YggE from E. coli has been associated with resistance to oxidative stress.) encodes MFSLRPTATLFALGAAALASVPAMADDVHYNQVSVRAEVNQEVQRDLMTVTVYTESQNADPAKLAAGITETLNKALGEARKVKEVTIRQGSRNSYPIYDDKGQKITGWRERAELRLESPDFAALSKLTGELLASDMKMGGMDFSISNPARKASEDALLKDAVTAFKARAQLVTEALGGSAYKLVNLNLNTSGYPQPYLRAPVMMMKAERADAAPTPEVEAGTSQVSVTADGVIEVTLP; translated from the coding sequence ATGTTCAGCCTTCGTCCCACCGCGACACTTTTCGCTCTCGGCGCCGCCGCTCTGGCCAGCGTGCCCGCTATGGCCGATGACGTTCATTACAACCAGGTTTCAGTGCGCGCCGAGGTCAATCAGGAAGTCCAGCGCGACCTGATGACAGTCACCGTGTACACCGAATCGCAGAACGCTGACCCCGCCAAACTGGCCGCGGGTATCACAGAGACGCTGAACAAGGCCCTGGGTGAGGCGCGCAAGGTCAAGGAAGTGACCATTCGCCAAGGCAGCCGCAACAGTTACCCGATTTATGACGACAAGGGTCAGAAGATCACCGGCTGGCGCGAACGTGCCGAACTGCGACTGGAAAGCCCTGATTTCGCCGCACTGTCCAAACTGACCGGCGAACTGCTGGCCAGCGACATGAAAATGGGTGGTATGGACTTCTCCATCTCCAACCCGGCGCGCAAAGCCAGCGAAGACGCGTTGCTCAAGGACGCGGTGACCGCGTTCAAGGCGCGCGCGCAACTGGTCACCGAGGCCCTTGGCGGCAGCGCGTACAAACTGGTCAACCTGAACCTCAACACGTCAGGTTATCCACAGCCTTACCTGCGTGCGCCGGTCATGATGATGAAAGCCGAACGGGCAGACGCTGCGCCAACGCCTGAAGTCGAAGCCGGCACCAGCCAGGTCAGTGTCACGGCTGACGGCGTCATCGAAGTCACCCTGCCTTGA
- a CDS encoding ATP-binding protein — translation MLAPVQLLSATRQNLWRLTFIRILVLAAQAGSVGFAYLFDLLHLPWLQLDITLGFSAIVCLLTAIRLRTSWPVTELEYAVQLAFDLFIHSALLYFSGGSTNPFVSYYLVPLTIAAVTLPWRYSLILSGIALALYTLMLANFYPVEAFAIAREKMQIYGMWLSFALAAGVITFFAARMAEELRRQEQMRALRREEGARDQQLLAVATEAAGAAHELGTPLATMSVLLKEMQQDHKDPALQEDLSVLQDQVKLCKETLQQLVRAAEANRRLAVQEQTVTHWLDQALNRWHLMRPEASYRFQRLGQGDVPMVAPPPDLTQALLNLLNNAADACAEGLEVNLDWSAAEISITIRDHGAGVPLAVAEQIGKPFFTTKGKGFGLGLFLSKASVTRAGGSVKLYPHEEGGTLTELRLPRNATGDEA, via the coding sequence ATGCTCGCCCCCGTACAATTGCTGTCCGCCACTCGCCAGAACCTCTGGCGGCTGACCTTTATCCGCATTCTGGTGCTGGCCGCCCAAGCCGGCTCGGTCGGGTTCGCCTATCTGTTCGATCTGTTGCACCTGCCTTGGTTGCAGCTGGACATCACCCTCGGATTTTCCGCCATCGTCTGCCTTCTGACGGCTATCCGCCTGCGCACCTCATGGCCGGTGACCGAGCTTGAGTACGCCGTGCAGCTGGCGTTCGACCTGTTTATCCACAGCGCGCTGCTGTATTTCTCCGGTGGTTCGACCAACCCGTTCGTTTCCTATTATCTGGTGCCGCTGACCATCGCCGCCGTGACCCTACCGTGGCGCTATTCTCTGATCCTGTCCGGGATCGCGCTGGCGCTGTACACCTTGATGCTGGCCAATTTCTACCCGGTCGAAGCCTTCGCCATCGCCCGCGAGAAGATGCAGATCTACGGCATGTGGCTGAGCTTCGCATTGGCTGCCGGCGTCATTACCTTCTTCGCTGCACGGATGGCTGAAGAATTACGCCGTCAGGAGCAGATGCGCGCGTTGCGTCGGGAAGAGGGCGCCCGCGATCAACAGCTGTTGGCCGTGGCCACCGAAGCCGCCGGCGCCGCGCACGAGCTGGGTACGCCATTGGCGACCATGAGCGTGCTGCTAAAGGAGATGCAGCAGGACCACAAGGACCCTGCGTTGCAGGAAGACCTGTCGGTGCTGCAGGATCAGGTCAAACTGTGCAAGGAAACCCTGCAACAGCTGGTGCGCGCGGCCGAGGCCAATCGCCGGTTGGCCGTGCAGGAACAAACCGTCACGCATTGGCTCGATCAGGCACTCAATCGCTGGCACCTGATGCGCCCTGAAGCCAGCTACCGTTTTCAGCGTCTGGGGCAGGGCGATGTACCGATGGTCGCGCCACCGCCCGATCTGACGCAGGCCCTGCTGAACTTGCTGAACAACGCCGCCGACGCATGCGCCGAAGGTCTGGAAGTGAACCTGGACTGGAGCGCTGCGGAGATCAGCATCACGATTCGCGACCACGGCGCAGGTGTGCCGCTGGCCGTGGCCGAACAGATCGGCAAACCGTTTTTTACCACCAAGGGCAAAGGCTTCGGTCTGGGCCTTTTTTTGAGCAAGGCCAGCGTGACGCGCGCGGGCGGCTCGGTGAAACTCTATCCTCACGAGGAAGGCGGCACGCTCACCGAGCTGCGCCTGCCCCGGAACGCAACAGGAGATGAAGCATGA
- a CDS encoding response regulator transcription factor, whose amino-acid sequence MTDEIQVEGEELPHLLLVDDDATFTRVMARAMARRGFRVSTASSAEEGLTLAQQDIPDYATVDLKMEGDSGLVLLPKLLELDPEMRVLILTGYSSIATAVEAIKRGACNYLCKPADADDVLAALLSEHADLDTLVPENPMSVDRLQWEHIQRVLTEHEGNISATARALGMHRRTLQRKLQKRPVRR is encoded by the coding sequence ATGACTGACGAAATCCAGGTCGAAGGCGAAGAACTGCCGCACCTGTTGCTGGTGGACGACGACGCCACCTTTACTCGCGTGATGGCGCGCGCAATGGCCCGCCGTGGCTTTCGCGTCAGCACCGCCAGTTCTGCCGAAGAGGGCCTGACGCTGGCCCAGCAGGACATTCCGGACTACGCCACGGTCGACCTCAAGATGGAAGGCGACTCGGGGCTGGTGCTGTTGCCCAAGCTGCTGGAACTGGACCCGGAAATGCGTGTCCTGATACTGACCGGTTATTCGAGCATCGCCACCGCTGTCGAGGCGATCAAGCGCGGCGCCTGCAACTACCTGTGCAAACCGGCCGACGCCGACGACGTACTGGCAGCGCTGCTGTCCGAGCACGCCGATCTGGATACCCTGGTGCCGGAAAACCCGATGTCGGTGGACCGTCTGCAGTGGGAACACATTCAGCGCGTCCTGACCGAACACGAGGGCAACATTTCCGCGACCGCACGGGCGCTGGGGATGCATCGAAGAACGCTTCAGCGCAAATTGCAAAAGCGACCGGTCCGCCGTTAA